The following are encoded in a window of Oncorhynchus mykiss isolate Arlee chromosome 11, USDA_OmykA_1.1, whole genome shotgun sequence genomic DNA:
- the arhgap29a gene encoding rho GTPase-activating protein 29 isoform X3, with translation MGDVENGSALGLPLTRRSRSFENLSVESAVSGPEKDDPSGPSPPARAEEVDGVDVALQRSESGVESALLYAKAWSKYTKELLAWVDKRLSMDIECAKSYAKMAESAKTLASQQEFMPFRDIYMSAFKNDIEYSQLLLHTAATLQTNKFMQPLLARKNELDKLRKEVKEQWQREQKKMHEADSALRKARVLQAQRQEEYEKARVSTSRVEEEQLGAAKLEKRRRLEEEALQKADEARDHCKACLTDVGVKRVDLANTKCEILTQLRKLVFQCDLTLKAVTVNWFQLQQAQVVSLPVNHQSLCESAKLYEPGQRYVGFVRSLPAQSDRPRVESYSFDATVSHCNNAGLPLAKRSLSSTHCSTHSSHGNLSQMSVTSGDFLGTDEVESPVNTRPAKISERRSNSSTDIQALRIQGPFRPWGTGSQGGGMCSDSESAGGSSESRSMDSPTASPGDFKRRLPRTPSTGTMSSADDLDEREPPSPSDNGLSEMLIETASSPGPFRNTQMSKAAQTHKLRKLRALSKCRECDSLVVFHGAECEECSLACHKKCLETLAIQCGHKKLQGRLHLFGVDFTQAARNNPDGIPFIIRKCTSEIENRALDIKGIYRVNGAKSRVEKLCQAFENGKDLVELSDLYPHDISNVLKLYLRQLPEPLILFRFYNDFIGLAKESQNIIVDEVEASRVSPASLTPPQVSVELNRVLFKIKDLLRQLPPAHYKTLQFLIQHLHRVTEQAEENKMTASNLGIIFGPTLIKPRQTDAEVSLSSLVDYPYQALIVELLIRHYQMIFDAPLSPLPRPQGPPGPSGEGSPLKGQDANPCLTPQEKEQLLSRHSKSLVDIKEQSSKVYKRHSSVIPSTHLMDEVREGKPRPDGRDYAPVVDEDSEQLNGLLSGSVPEVQRAEGERDRGERGLTRARHTTSRVHLRHPRSKLVSRPMSMPAERLLNPAHGVDERNARNTADLDSEDVTGSAGSIARDQSIEEVSEDEKPKSRASSHYRSTFIDTGTLRRTWDKQYKHYDITPRTAKIITNLPTADKEVEDSATSLSTSVPSSSSIYPNRPYTIAVRPGRTLKREENVCEYSSVPTAFRPPRTLQPPPGTFYKPPSGSKDKVLGDAPQKKRAEAANSAEEEEQEDDDDEDEEEEEEEMGLEVSVDEPSVDEDNMDEDTEAPQQAAGSSLSLPQSPSSSPEDLSDETKPVYQRLRARRLQEFEHREAHFV, from the exons GTCCATCGCCACCGGCGAGGGcggaggaggtggatggtgtggacGTGGCGCTGCAGCGGAGTGAAAGCGGGGTGGAGTCAGCTCTACTATACGCCAAGGCCTGGTCCAAGTACACCAAGGAGCTGCTGGCCTGGGTGGACAAACGACTCAGTATGG ATATCGAGTGTGCGAAGAGCTACGCCAAAATGGCAGAATCAGCGAAGACACTCGCAAGTCAACAG GAGTTCATGCCATTCCGGGACATTTACATGTCAGCGTTCAAGAACGATATTGAGTACAGCCAGCTCCTACTGCATACAGCAGCTACCCTTCAAACCAACAAATTCATGCAG cCTCTCCTCGCACGGAAGAACGAGCTGGACAAACTGAGGAAGGAGGTCAAGGAGCAGTGGCAGAGAGAACAGAAGAAAATG CATGAGGCGGATAGTGCCCTGAGGAAGGCCCGTGTTCTGCAAGCCCAGAGACAGGAGGAGTATGAGAAGGCCCGGGTGTCCACCAGCCGAGTAGAGGAGGAGCAGCTGGGAGCAGCCAAGCTGGAGAAGAGACGAAGGCTGGAGGAGGAGGCTCTGCAGAAG GCGGATGAGGCCAGAGACCACTGCAAGGCCTGTCTGACAGATGTAGGTGTTAAGAGAGTGGACCTGGCCAACACCAAGTGTGAGATCCTCACCCAGTTACGAAAGCTGGTCTTCCAGTGTGACCTCACTCTGAAAGCG GTGACAGTGAATTGGTTCCAGCTCCAGCAGGCCCAGGTTGTGTCTCTACCCGTCAACCACCAGTCTCTGTGTGAGAGCGCCAAGCTGTACGAGCCGGGTCAGCGATACGTTGGCTTCGTCAGGAGTCTTCCTGCCCAGTCAGACAGACCCAGGGTGGAGTCCTACTCCTTCGACGCCACCGTCTCACACTGTAACAACGCAGG GTTGCCCCTCGCCAAGCGGTCATTGAGTAGCACCCACTGCAGTACCCACAGTTCCCACGGTAACCTGTCTCAGATGTCGGTCACCTCTGGGGACTTCCTGGGGACCGACGAGGTGGAGAGCCCGGTCAACACACGGCCCGCCAAGATCTCTGAGAGACGGTCCAACAGCAGCACCGACATCCAAG CTCTGAGGATCCAGGGCCCGTTCCGACCCTGGGGAACGGGTAGCCAGGGCGGGGGGATGTGCAGTGACTCGGAGAGCGCCGGAGGCAGCAGCGAGTCCAGATCCATGGACTCCCCCACTGCCAGCCCAG GTGACTTCAAGAGGAGGCTACCCAGAACCCCCTCCACGGGGACCATGTCGTCAGCTGATGACCTGGACGAGAGAGAGCCGCCCTCGCCGTCAGACAACG gtCTGAGTGAGATGCTGATAGAGACAGCCAGTTCCCCAGGTCCGTTCCGTAACACCCAGATGTCCAAGGCAGCCCAAACACACAAGCTGAGGAAGCTGAGGGCCCTGTCCAAGTGCAGAGAATGTGATAGTCTGGTGGTCTTCCATGGGGCTGAGTGTGAGGAG TGCTCCCTGGCCTGCCATAAGAAGTGTTTGGAGACACTGGCCATCCAGTGTGGTCATAAGAAACTCCAGGGTAGACTGCACCTCTTTGGTGTTGACTTCACCCAGGCAGCTAGGAACAACCCAGATGGTATTCCTTTCATCATCAGGAAGTGTACCTCGGAGATTGAGAATAGAGCGCTGGACATCAAG GGGATCTATCGTGTGAATGGGGCCAAGTCTCGTGTGGAGAAGCTCTGTCAGGCATTTGAGAACGGCAAGGACCTGGTGGAGCTATCTGACCTTTACCCCCATGACATCAGCAACGTGCTTAAACTTTACCTGAGACAG CTTCCAGAGCCTCTCATCCTGTTCCGTTTCTACAACGACTTCATCGGCCTGGCCAAGGAGAGCCAGAACATCATCGTGGACGAGGTGGAGGCATCCAGGGTCAGCCCCgcctccctgacccctccacaGGTCAGCGTGGAGCTCAACCGGGTCCTCTTCAAGATCAAAGACCTCCTGAGACAGCTGCCTCCGGCCCACTACAAGACCCTGCAGTTCCTCATCCAACACCTGCACAG GGTGACCGAGCAGGCGGAGGAGAACAAGATGACAGCCAGTAACCTAGGCATCATCTTCGGCCCCACGCTCATCAAACCAAGACAGACGGACGCGGAGGTGTCCCTGTCCTCCCTGGTGGACTACCCCTACCAGGCACTCATCGTGGAGCTCCTCATCAGACACTATCAGATGATCTTTGATGCCCCCCTCAGCCCTCTGCCACGGCCCCAGGGCCCACCAGGCCCCTCTGGGGAGGGCTCTCCTCTGAAGGGTCAGGACGCTAACCCTTGCCTCACCCCTCAGGAGAAGGAGCAGCTTCTCAGCAGACACTCCAAGTCTCTAGTAGACATTAAGGAG CAGAGCTCTAAAGTGTATAAGCGTCATTCCTCCGTAATCCCCTCCACCCATTTAATGGACGAGGTCAGAGAGGGGAAACCCAGGCCTGATGGGAGGGACTATGCACCTG TAGTGGACGAGGACTCAGAGCAACTGAACGGGCTCCTGTCTGGCAGCGTCCCTGAGgtacagagagcagagggagagagggacaggggggagAGGGGTCTTACCCGGGCCCGCCACACCACTTCCCGGGTCCACCTCCGCCACCCCCGCTCCAAGCTTGTCTCCCGACCCATGAGCATGCCTGCCGAACGCCTCCTGAACCCAGCCCACGGCGTGGATGAGAGGAATGCCAGGAACACCGCTGACCTGGACAGCGAGGACGTTACCGGGAGCGCCGGGAGCATTGCGCGGGACCAGTCAATTGAGGAGGTGTCGGAGGACGAGAAGCCAAAGTCGAGAGCGAGCAGCCACTACCGGAGCACGTTCATCGACACGGGGACGTTACGTAGGACCTGGGACAAACAGTACAAGCATTATGACATCACCCCCAGGACAGCTAAGATCATTACCAACCTGCCTACAGCAGACAAAGAGGTGGAGGACTCGGCCACAAGCCTCTCCACTTCTGTACCATCATCTTCTTCCATCTATCCCAACAGACCCTACACCATCGCAGTGAGGCCGGGCAGGACTCTGAAAAGGGAGGAGAACGTGTGCGAGTACAGCTCTGTGCCCACTGCGTTCAGGCCCCCCCGGACTCTACAGCCACCGCCTGGAACCTTCTACAAACCCCCCTCGGGGAGCAAGGACAAAGTGTTAGGGGACGCGCCGCAAAAGAAGCGCGCCGAGGCAGCTAACAGCGCAGAGGAGGAAGAACAGGAGgacgatgatgatgaagatgaggaagaggaggaagaggagatgggTCTGGAGGTCTCTGTAGACGAGCCCTCTGTGGATGAAGACAATATGGATGAGGACACTGAGGCTCCGCAGCAGGCTGCAGGctcctctctgtccctgcccCAATCCCCCAGCTCCAGCCCTGAGGACCTCAGTGACGAGACCAAGCCCGTGTACCAGAGACTACGGGCCAGACGCTTGCAGGAGTTCGAGCACCGCGAGGCCCATTTTGTATGA